Sequence from the Burkholderiaceae bacterium DAT-1 genome:
AACTGGCACAGGCCGATATGCGTCAGCACATTGCCAATCTGCCGCACCGCGATCTGGCCTACTTTCAGGAAGGCAGCCAGCATTTTGACGATTACGTGGAAGCCGTGGGCTGGGCGCAGGATTATGCGCGCCGTAATCGTGCGGTGATGATGCAGAACGTGATTGCTGCTGCGCGCAAGGTGATCGCCAAGCCGTTTACGGCTGATGTGGAAGCGGTGAACTGCCACCACAACTATGTGCAGAAAGAAACCCACTTTGGCCGCGACGTGCTGATCACCCGCAAGGGCGCGGTGTCGGCGCAGAAGGGCCAGCTGGGGATCATTCCGGGGTCGATGGGAGCCAAGAGCTATATCGTGCGCGGATTGGGGAATGAAGAGGCGTTCTGCTCGTGCAGCCACGGCGCCGGTCGCAAGATGAGCCGTACCAAGGCCAAAAATCTGTTTACCGTGGCCGACCAGATCGAAGCCACCAAGCACGTCGAATGCCGCAAGGATGCCGATGTGATCGACGAAATTCCGATGGCCTACAAGGACATCGACACCGTGATGCAAGCCCAGTCCGATCTCGTGGAAGTGGTGCATACCTTGCGTCAGGTGGTGTGTGTGAAGGGGTAGCATGAAAAAACAAGAACAAAACTGGATTGAACTCGATGGTGCCAATGGAGAGGGCGGCGGGCAGATTCTGCGTTCGGCGCTGAGTTTGTCGATGATTACGGGGATACCGTTTAGGATCAGCCGCATCCGCGCAGGCCGCGACAAGCCGGGTTTGCTGCGCCAGCATCTGACTGCAGTGCTGGCGGCGGCGAGTGTGTGCGATGCCAGGGTCAGCGGGGCGGAGCTGGGGTCGCAGACCTTGAGCTTTGAACCCGGCCCGATTCGCGGTGGCGACTATCGCTTTGCTATTGGCACGGCGGGTAGCGCCACGCTGGTGCTGCAGACGGTTTTACCCGCGCTGTGGCATGCCGATGCACCTGCAACGGTCAGAGTGACTGGCGGTACGC
This genomic interval carries:
- a CDS encoding RtcB family protein encodes the protein MSHYESIQLPGRAEIKMWTEGVPVEEEARHQLMQTAKMPFIFKHLAVMPDVHLGKGSTIGSVIPTLGAIIPAAVGVDIGCGMMAARTTLTASDLPDNLARLRSAIEAAVPHGRTPGKRDKGSWDEPPKTVDTMWGELAEGFKRITDKHAKLKNTNNYKHLGTLGTGNHFIEVCLDEENRVWFMLHSGSRGVGNAIGNHFIELAQADMRQHIANLPHRDLAYFQEGSQHFDDYVEAVGWAQDYARRNRAVMMQNVIAAARKVIAKPFTADVEAVNCHHNYVQKETHFGRDVLITRKGAVSAQKGQLGIIPGSMGAKSYIVRGLGNEEAFCSCSHGAGRKMSRTKAKNLFTVADQIEATKHVECRKDADVIDEIPMAYKDIDTVMQAQSDLVEVVHTLRQVVCVKG